From a single Planctellipticum variicoloris genomic region:
- a CDS encoding DoxX family protein produces MSAEIAPNRPSKALIWTGRVLSTLPVLMLLMSAGMKFARPPEVVEGMSKLGYSVDLAVPLGIVELACTIIYVVPQTAVLGAILLTGYLGGATATHVRVGDPWFGPVVFGVVLWLGLYLRDARLRALLPLRGKPS; encoded by the coding sequence ATGTCCGCCGAGATCGCCCCAAATCGCCCCTCCAAAGCCCTGATCTGGACGGGGCGAGTCCTCAGTACGCTCCCCGTGCTGATGCTCCTGATGAGCGCCGGCATGAAGTTCGCCAGGCCGCCCGAAGTTGTCGAAGGAATGAGTAAGCTGGGCTACTCCGTCGACCTCGCCGTGCCGCTGGGGATTGTCGAACTCGCCTGCACGATCATTTACGTCGTGCCGCAGACGGCCGTCCTGGGGGCGATTCTGCTGACCGGTTATCTGGGCGGTGCGACGGCGACGCATGTCCGCGTCGGCGATCCGTGGTTTGGCCCGGTCGTGTTTGGCGTCGTCCTCTGGCTCGGGCTTTATCTCCGCGACGCACGGCTGCGGGCGCTGTTGCCGCTCCGGGGAAAGCCATCGTGA
- a CDS encoding SRPBCC domain-containing protein — MIRKSTFARSGDREIVITRRFDAPRELVFRAWTDPRHIRQWWGPQGFSSDGCEIDLRPGGTFRLEMLGPDGVLYPCEGQFREVVVPERLVYEGPAACISACGAGIPPRSVMTVTFATVAQGTELTIHTVFLSETDREAAAAAGVIPGWESTFERLDELLAAATSDAVSR, encoded by the coding sequence ATGATTCGGAAATCGACTTTTGCGCGATCGGGAGACCGCGAGATCGTCATCACCCGCCGTTTCGATGCACCGCGCGAGCTCGTGTTCCGGGCCTGGACCGATCCCCGTCACATCAGGCAGTGGTGGGGGCCGCAGGGGTTTTCCAGTGATGGGTGCGAGATTGACCTCCGGCCGGGGGGAACGTTCCGCCTGGAGATGCTCGGTCCCGACGGCGTGCTGTATCCGTGCGAAGGCCAGTTCCGCGAAGTGGTCGTTCCCGAGCGGCTCGTCTACGAGGGACCGGCCGCCTGCATCTCGGCCTGTGGAGCCGGTATCCCGCCGCGGTCCGTGATGACGGTCACGTTTGCGACGGTCGCGCAGGGGACCGAGTTGACGATTCACACCGTATTCCTGTCCGAGACCGATCGCGAAGCCGCAGCGGCGGCCGGCGTCATTCCGGGCTGGGAATCGACGTTCGAACGTCTCGACGAGTTGCTGGCCGCAGCGACGTCCGACGCCGTTTCCCGTTAA
- a CDS encoding SRPBCC family protein produces the protein MSDPCKTHAAYPSDRELILTRVYDAPRSLVFSVWTDPKHLVRWWGPNDFTLPHCEQDFRVGGIYRFCMRSPGGEDYWVSGVYREIVEPERIVFTWGRPVQEDRFHGESVVTVTFDDLGGKTKLTLHHAGFERVPDRDEHRGGWTECLERLAGFVAAIDENSSTGTGS, from the coding sequence ATGTCTGATCCCTGCAAGACGCACGCGGCCTACCCTTCGGACCGCGAGCTGATTCTCACACGCGTCTACGACGCGCCGCGCTCTCTCGTCTTCAGCGTCTGGACGGATCCGAAGCACCTCGTGCGCTGGTGGGGGCCGAACGACTTTACGTTGCCTCATTGCGAACAGGACTTTCGCGTGGGGGGCATCTACCGCTTCTGCATGCGTTCGCCCGGTGGGGAAGACTACTGGGTTTCAGGCGTCTATCGCGAGATCGTTGAGCCGGAGCGGATCGTCTTCACCTGGGGACGTCCCGTGCAGGAAGATCGGTTCCACGGCGAGTCGGTCGTGACCGTGACTTTTGACGACCTGGGCGGCAAGACGAAACTGACGCTGCACCATGCCGGCTTCGAGCGCGTCCCCGATCGGGACGAGCACCGGGGCGGCTGGACGGAATGCCTCGAACGGCTGGCTGGCTTTGTGGCGGCGATCGACGAGAACTCTTCGACGGGAACAGGCTCATGA
- a CDS encoding SRPBCC family protein gives MSMTETDAAADREIVTTRVFPFSREVVFSAWSDPGQLALWWGPQGFTNTFQVFEFRSDGDWRFIMHGPDGAEYPNHSVFRVIRAPERIVFDHLSTHWFRVIADFEAVGPDQTRLTFRMQFETVAECERVKVFAVECNEQNFDRLAALLAANSIGSSAQ, from the coding sequence ATGTCAATGACTGAGACAGACGCGGCTGCCGATCGTGAAATCGTCACGACGCGGGTGTTTCCGTTCTCACGCGAGGTCGTCTTCAGCGCATGGTCCGACCCCGGGCAGCTCGCCTTGTGGTGGGGGCCGCAGGGCTTCACGAATACCTTTCAGGTATTCGAGTTCCGGAGCGACGGCGACTGGCGTTTCATCATGCACGGCCCGGATGGAGCCGAATACCCGAACCACAGCGTGTTTCGCGTGATCAGAGCGCCGGAGCGGATTGTCTTCGACCATCTCTCCACGCATTGGTTTCGCGTCATCGCCGACTTCGAAGCGGTCGGCCCCGATCAGACCCGGCTCACGTTTCGAATGCAGTTTGAAACAGTCGCGGAGTGCGAACGCGTGAAAGTCTTCGCGGTCGAATGCAACGAACAGAATTTCGACCGGCTGGCGGCGCTGCTCGCTGCGAACTCGATCGGGTCGTCGGCACAATGA
- a CDS encoding VOC family protein translates to MLVQPYLSFGGRCEEALEFYKQALGAEIEVVLRFKESPDPAPPGMIPPGFDNKVMHSSFRIGSSVIMATDGCDPGPAEFKGISLSISVANEAEADRVFAALADGGQVQMPLTKTFFSPRFGMVGDRFGVTWLVIVPQ, encoded by the coding sequence ATGCTCGTGCAACCCTATCTTTCCTTCGGCGGCCGTTGCGAGGAAGCCCTCGAATTCTACAAGCAGGCGCTCGGCGCTGAGATCGAGGTGGTGCTGCGATTTAAGGAGAGTCCCGATCCGGCCCCGCCCGGAATGATTCCTCCCGGATTTGACAACAAGGTCATGCACAGCAGCTTTCGCATCGGCTCGTCCGTGATCATGGCCACCGACGGCTGCGATCCGGGGCCGGCTGAGTTCAAAGGAATTTCGCTCTCGATCAGCGTGGCGAACGAAGCCGAAGCCGACCGGGTGTTTGCCGCCCTCGCGGACGGCGGCCAGGTGCAGATGCCGCTGACAAAGACGTTCTTCTCGCCGCGTTTCGGGATGGTCGGCGACCGTTTCGGCGTGACGTGGTTGGTCATCGTCCCGCAGTGA
- a CDS encoding SRPBCC family protein produces MLYVLLGFAAVVAVLAVVISLRPSDFHVERSLAMSAPPARVFEEVNNLHQWEAWSPWAKRDPNMKKSYEGPEAGAGAVYRWDGNAEVGAGNVTIAESQPDERIGIRLVMVRPFACDNAVEFTFKPQGDQTVVTWGMDGKYNFITKAMGLFMSMDHMIGGDFEQGLTSLKTIVESPGAR; encoded by the coding sequence ATGCTCTATGTCCTGCTGGGCTTCGCGGCCGTCGTCGCCGTGTTGGCCGTCGTCATCTCGTTGCGGCCGAGCGATTTCCATGTGGAGCGTTCGTTGGCGATGTCGGCGCCGCCGGCCAGGGTGTTTGAGGAAGTCAATAATCTCCATCAATGGGAAGCCTGGTCCCCCTGGGCCAAGCGCGATCCCAACATGAAGAAGAGTTACGAAGGCCCGGAGGCCGGCGCGGGTGCGGTCTATCGCTGGGATGGCAATGCCGAAGTCGGCGCCGGGAACGTGACCATCGCCGAGAGTCAGCCGGATGAACGCATCGGAATCCGCCTCGTGATGGTCCGGCCGTTCGCCTGCGACAACGCGGTCGAGTTCACGTTCAAGCCGCAGGGAGACCAGACGGTGGTCACCTGGGGGATGGACGGGAAATACAATTTCATCACCAAGGCGATGGGCCTGTTCATGAGCATGGACCACATGATTGGCGGCGACTTCGAACAGGGGCTGACCAGTTTGAAGACGATCGTGGAATCACCGGGCGCCAGGTAA
- a CDS encoding SRPBCC family protein, with amino-acid sequence MNDDTQIDSSTSDREIVLTRLFDAPRELVFRAWSSPEHLARWWGPDGFTTTTHEMQFQPGGVWRYMMHGPDGTDYPNKIAYRDIVEPETIVYDHSDDGNGPIHFQVTATFASEGVQTRLTMRLVFPTAEARDYVVREHGAIEGGRQTLARLAAYLEQK; translated from the coding sequence GTGAACGACGATACTCAAATCGACTCAAGCACTTCGGATCGCGAGATTGTTCTCACCCGATTGTTTGATGCTCCGCGCGAACTTGTGTTTCGTGCCTGGTCGAGTCCGGAACACCTCGCCCGCTGGTGGGGGCCGGACGGCTTCACCACGACGACGCACGAGATGCAGTTTCAGCCGGGCGGCGTCTGGCGCTACATGATGCACGGACCCGACGGAACGGACTATCCCAACAAAATCGCGTATCGCGACATCGTGGAACCCGAAACAATCGTCTACGACCACAGCGATGACGGAAATGGTCCAATTCACTTTCAGGTGACGGCCACGTTCGCGTCCGAAGGGGTGCAGACCCGCCTGACGATGCGGTTGGTTTTCCCGACCGCCGAAGCCCGCGATTACGTGGTCCGGGAGCACGGCGCGATCGAAGGGGGCCGGCAGACACTGGCGCGACTGGCCGCCTATCTGGAGCAGAAGTAA
- a CDS encoding GyrI-like domain-containing protein — translation MLENPHVTQATPQPAAVIRLTIPRAEIREVMGPGHAELMAAVTAQGVGPAGPWYSHHFRMDPEVFDFEIGMPVTAPVAPTGRVTAGELPAVRVARTVYCGSYERLGEAWGEFEAWIKGAGHATAPNLWEIYAKGPESTDDPAEFRTELNWPLIG, via the coding sequence GTGCTCGAGAATCCCCACGTCACTCAGGCGACTCCACAGCCGGCGGCTGTGATCCGATTGACAATTCCCCGGGCAGAAATCCGCGAGGTCATGGGGCCGGGGCATGCCGAGCTGATGGCCGCAGTCACCGCGCAGGGCGTCGGTCCCGCCGGCCCGTGGTATTCGCACCATTTCCGGATGGACCCCGAGGTTTTTGATTTTGAGATCGGCATGCCCGTCACTGCGCCGGTTGCGCCGACCGGCCGGGTCACGGCTGGAGAGTTGCCGGCCGTTCGAGTCGCGCGGACCGTCTACTGCGGGTCCTACGAAAGGCTTGGGGAAGCCTGGGGAGAATTCGAGGCGTGGATCAAAGGGGCGGGCCATGCGACGGCGCCGAACCTGTGGGAGATCTACGCGAAGGGTCCCGAGTCGACGGATGACCCCGCCGAGTTTCGAACGGAGCTGAACTGGCCGCTCATTGGTTGA
- a CDS encoding ArsR/SmtB family transcription factor, with amino-acid sequence MVAATDSLSAVFAALADPTRRAILARVAEGEASVTELAKPFKMSLPAVSKHLKVLERAGLIARGREAQWRPCRLEAKPLQEVADWVGQYRQFWEERLDRLEDYLRELQAKDPPQAP; translated from the coding sequence ATGGTCGCCGCCACCGATTCTTTGAGCGCTGTATTCGCTGCACTGGCCGATCCGACCCGTCGGGCCATCCTGGCCCGGGTGGCGGAAGGCGAGGCGTCGGTCACCGAGCTCGCCAAGCCCTTCAAGATGTCCCTCCCCGCCGTCTCCAAGCACCTCAAGGTGCTGGAGCGGGCGGGGCTCATCGCTCGCGGTCGCGAGGCTCAGTGGCGGCCGTGCCGGTTGGAAGCGAAGCCGCTGCAGGAAGTTGCAGACTGGGTCGGCCAGTACCGCCAGTTCTGGGAAGAACGCCTTGACCGGCTGGAGGACTATCTCCGCGAACTGCAGGCCAAAGATCCGCCCCAGGCTCCTTAA
- a CDS encoding glycosyltransferase family 2 protein translates to MRASLLIAAHNEGELLWKTIRACLASISDLEYEILVADDASSDGSLKEARRRFPQIRVVRHPERRGASPTKHLAAAESDVLIGQQMSLLLTCDRSATLTELQWSTPIKTAANYAVVDGPTTDSATVTQLTATDLNQAALVFYWVTAGTKAVSVSFKHTIDDITTSCSVKRTFTCYAPAVTTTAPTSIGEVIARGDDIRLLIPPGPVYGQGITFTAAVTTPDPDKYGGNGSWQFTQLVVDDSFKVEPWNPSSPGQRTLNCLFSGWSLRFSDGEESLVAPARYQKPHKIEGI, encoded by the coding sequence ATGCGCGCCAGTCTCCTGATCGCCGCCCACAACGAGGGGGAACTCCTCTGGAAGACGATTCGGGCCTGCCTGGCGTCGATTTCGGACCTGGAATACGAAATCCTCGTCGCGGACGATGCGTCGAGCGACGGGTCTCTGAAAGAAGCCCGACGCCGGTTTCCGCAGATTCGCGTCGTCCGCCATCCCGAACGGCGGGGAGCCTCTCCCACGAAGCACTTGGCCGCCGCGGAAAGCGACGTGCTCATTGGCCAGCAGATGTCGCTCCTTTTAACCTGCGATCGATCGGCCACTCTCACGGAACTCCAGTGGTCGACACCAATCAAGACCGCTGCCAATTACGCAGTCGTAGACGGCCCGACAACCGATTCGGCAACCGTTACTCAACTGACCGCGACCGACCTCAATCAAGCCGCACTTGTATTTTACTGGGTGACGGCGGGAACAAAGGCAGTCTCCGTCAGCTTTAAGCACACAATTGACGACATCACCACTTCTTGCAGTGTGAAACGTACTTTTACTTGCTACGCGCCCGCCGTGACCACCACCGCACCAACCAGCATCGGCGAAGTAATTGCGAGAGGCGACGACATTAGGCTTCTGATTCCGCCTGGACCTGTCTACGGCCAGGGTATCACGTTCACTGCCGCCGTCACGACACCCGATCCCGACAAGTATGGCGGCAACGGAAGCTGGCAGTTCACGCAGCTCGTTGTCGATGATTCATTCAAGGTGGAGCCATGGAACCCATCAAGCCCTGGCCAGCGCACATTAAATTGCTTGTTTTCTGGGTGGTCTTTGCGGTTTTCCGACGGAGAAGAGAGCCTTGTTGCTCCAGCCCGATATCAGAAACCCCATAAAATCGAGGGGATTTAA
- a CDS encoding 6-bladed beta-propeller produces MKRRLLSVVFAVAFGLALPGFAAEKTQPVRMGSGIMTFDTVPGWGLGEDGKSVLGGTHGGVVVDKAGNIYTSSSLGVFVFSPEGKVVRRFLGDAYSNMHDLEIRDEGDAEFIYGARNVAGEGVKFHAETGDIVLKLGIPEESGLNLKKWSPTAITVAPNGDIFLSDGYASNHIFKFDKTGKYLKHFGVKGNGLKEFNTAHGMTLDTRYDPPRLLVCDRNHTPHGRLVHYDLDGNYIEEVVTGLGMPTSAAVQGDYVSVPDLHGRLVILNKDNVIVAVLGYNADPATRVNYNVPQDQWKEGIFSGTHGSYWDKDGNLYVQDWNVSGRIMKLVRVK; encoded by the coding sequence ATGAAGCGTCGTCTGCTCTCCGTTGTATTTGCCGTTGCGTTCGGCCTGGCGCTGCCCGGCTTCGCCGCCGAAAAGACCCAGCCCGTGCGGATGGGAAGCGGAATCATGACCTTCGACACCGTCCCCGGCTGGGGGCTGGGCGAAGACGGCAAGTCGGTCCTGGGCGGGACTCACGGCGGCGTGGTGGTCGACAAGGCCGGCAACATCTACACGAGCTCGTCGCTGGGGGTGTTTGTCTTCTCGCCCGAAGGCAAGGTTGTCCGGAGGTTTCTCGGCGACGCGTATTCGAACATGCACGATCTGGAGATTCGTGACGAGGGGGACGCCGAGTTCATCTACGGCGCCCGGAACGTCGCCGGCGAAGGGGTCAAGTTTCACGCCGAGACCGGCGACATCGTGCTGAAGCTGGGCATTCCCGAGGAGTCCGGCCTGAACCTGAAGAAGTGGAGCCCGACGGCGATCACCGTGGCCCCGAACGGCGACATTTTTCTGTCGGACGGCTATGCAAGCAACCACATCTTCAAGTTCGACAAGACGGGCAAATACCTGAAGCATTTCGGCGTCAAAGGGAACGGCCTGAAGGAGTTCAACACCGCCCACGGCATGACGCTGGATACGCGCTACGATCCGCCGCGGCTGCTGGTCTGCGACCGCAACCACACGCCGCACGGTCGGCTGGTCCACTACGATCTCGACGGGAATTACATCGAGGAAGTCGTGACCGGGCTGGGGATGCCGACTTCGGCCGCCGTTCAGGGGGACTACGTCTCCGTGCCGGACCTTCACGGACGGCTGGTGATTTTGAACAAGGACAACGTCATCGTCGCCGTCCTGGGGTACAACGCCGACCCCGCCACGCGAGTGAACTACAACGTCCCGCAGGATCAATGGAAAGAAGGCATCTTCAGCGGCACGCACGGCTCCTACTGGGACAAAGACGGCAACCTGTATGTGCAGGACTGGAACGTCTCGGGACGGATCATGAAGCTCGTGCGGGTGAAATAG
- a CDS encoding YciI family protein → MKYVCLGFIDEARFAQLPQEDVLRMMDECFAYDDELRRGGHFLGGEALDSIRNAVTLRMKNGEVEVTDGPFAETKETLGGILLLEARDLNHAISLMSKHPGVKMGPFEIRPADESINQLIAERNASFSRNA, encoded by the coding sequence ATGAAATACGTCTGCTTAGGATTCATCGATGAGGCCAGGTTCGCGCAGCTTCCGCAGGAGGACGTGCTGAGAATGATGGACGAGTGCTTTGCCTACGATGACGAACTTCGGCGCGGTGGGCACTTTCTGGGGGGAGAGGCGCTCGATTCGATTCGCAACGCCGTCACGTTGAGGATGAAGAACGGCGAGGTCGAAGTCACCGACGGGCCGTTCGCGGAGACCAAGGAAACGCTCGGCGGAATCCTGCTGCTGGAGGCCCGCGACCTGAACCACGCGATTTCGCTGATGTCAAAGCATCCCGGCGTGAAGATGGGACCCTTCGAGATCCGACCTGCCGACGAATCGATCAACCAACTGATCGCCGAGCGAAATGCGTCGTTCTCCAGAAATGCCTGA
- a CDS encoding RNA polymerase sigma factor — translation MNCDASGTIRDRIDELYRSESRRVFASLVRLLNDFDLADDAMHEAFAAAVETWPQQGTPDNPRAWLISAGRFKAIDGLRRQGRFQAHRIEVMSRLDEIADENAAMAATEIEDDRLRLIFTCCHPAIDPKLQIPLTLREVCGLTTEEIARAFLISKSTLAQRIVRGKAKIRDAGVPYVVPSLADLPERLDAVLAVIYLVFNEGYSASQGASLLRVDLTAEAIRLGRLLLDLLPDPEVKGLLALMLLHESRRDSRASRDGEIILLEDQDRSRWNRSMISEGTNLLEQALRSRRFGAYTLQAAISAIHAEAATAGQTDWNQIVVLYSILLRIEPSPIVELNRAVAVAMRDGPAAGLEMLDGILRGGELDKYQFAHSARGELLRRAGRSSEALAAFQRALELARQEPEKRFLLARIRDLTGSGETS, via the coding sequence GTGAACTGCGATGCCTCTGGAACCATCCGGGATCGAATCGACGAACTTTACCGTTCCGAGTCCCGGCGGGTCTTCGCGTCCCTGGTCCGCCTGCTGAACGACTTCGATCTGGCGGACGACGCGATGCACGAAGCCTTCGCGGCGGCGGTTGAGACTTGGCCGCAACAGGGGACGCCGGACAATCCGCGGGCGTGGCTGATCTCCGCCGGAAGATTCAAAGCGATCGATGGGCTCCGTCGACAGGGACGATTCCAGGCGCACCGGATCGAGGTCATGTCGCGACTGGACGAGATCGCTGATGAGAATGCGGCCATGGCCGCCACGGAGATCGAAGACGATCGGCTCCGTCTGATTTTCACCTGTTGTCATCCGGCGATCGACCCGAAGCTGCAGATTCCGTTGACGCTTCGCGAAGTCTGCGGGCTGACCACCGAAGAGATCGCCCGCGCCTTCTTGATTTCGAAGTCGACGCTGGCGCAGCGGATTGTGCGCGGGAAAGCGAAGATCCGCGACGCGGGGGTTCCCTATGTCGTGCCGTCGCTGGCGGACCTGCCCGAGCGACTCGACGCCGTTCTCGCCGTCATCTATCTCGTGTTCAACGAAGGGTACTCGGCGTCGCAGGGGGCATCTCTGCTCCGGGTCGATCTCACCGCCGAGGCCATTCGACTGGGCCGGTTGCTCCTCGACCTGCTGCCCGATCCGGAGGTCAAAGGGCTGCTGGCGTTGATGCTGCTGCACGAATCCCGACGGGATTCGCGCGCTTCTCGCGATGGGGAAATTATTCTGCTGGAGGACCAGGACCGCTCCCGCTGGAACCGGTCGATGATTTCGGAGGGGACGAATCTCCTGGAGCAGGCACTCCGGTCGCGGAGGTTCGGGGCTTACACCCTCCAGGCCGCGATATCCGCCATCCATGCCGAGGCCGCCACTGCCGGGCAGACGGACTGGAATCAGATTGTCGTGCTGTATTCGATCCTGTTGCGAATCGAGCCATCGCCGATTGTCGAACTCAATCGAGCCGTCGCCGTCGCGATGCGGGACGGCCCGGCGGCGGGCTTGGAAATGCTGGACGGCATCCTCCGCGGAGGGGAGCTCGACAAATACCAGTTCGCCCACTCGGCGCGCGGCGAACTGCTGCGACGGGCGGGCAGAAGTTCAGAGGCTCTGGCGGCGTTTCAGCGGGCGCTGGAACTGGCCCGTCAGGAACCCGAGAAGCGGTTTTTACTGGCACGAATCCGGGATCTGACCGGCTCCGGCGAGACTTCGTAA
- a CDS encoding hybrid sensor histidine kinase/response regulator has translation MKLHTRIDRMFVVLMAVQWAFSVLIAVWLSPYTWEGTRRIAHPHVLLAVLLGGFLAVPAMIVGLRYPGRWTTRHLIAICQVGFSALLIHLTGGRLETHFHVFGSLAFLAAYRDWTVLVPATVFVALDHLLRGLFWPESVFGVLTSSNWRWLEHAGWVLFEDLWLVICCRQGIHEVQEIARHRSELEQSQLILEGQTQALEESLREREAIVEGALDAVVQMDRSGQIVGWNSQASRIFGWTQAEALGRDFAEMIVHCDHPFRDGDGSSSNLLGNLSTILNQRIQIGGIRRDGTTFPMELAITSTGSSGRTRYCGFAQDISDRRKAEESLKEAKEIAEAANQAKSQFLANMSHEIRTPLNAILGFTDLLLDCDAELPPSERGSHLTAVRHGGTHLLTIINDILDLSKIEAGQMQYECIRCSPHQVIVETVSFMRVRALEKGVTLDAKWLGRVPETIVTDPARLRQLLLNLVGNALKFTEHGGVQVLARLNSAKEQLQIEIIDTGIGISQKQLDSLFVPFTQADVSVTRRFGGTGLGLSISRHIARALGGDISVQSEEGQGSTFTATISTGPLAGVALLDTPPQEALSTVRSTGGELLARLDGLKVLIVDDGEVNRQLLQLFLTRAGAIVESAEHGLAAIEAAEPGSFDAILMDMQMPVLDGYSATRKLRERGITTPIVALTAHAMSGEKQKCLAVGCDAYLTKPVDRHDLIAMLARWRDAKCRAGSSRAESPMNATVCISNGAETMHPASELDLADPELRAIIDKFVDRLGCDLDRLRTVWKERDWDALERRSHTLKGTSAMTGFARLSVAAGRLEELAAQRDEVGTAQTLLSLQEHVRQICTSAVVSAHPENAC, from the coding sequence TTGAAATTGCACACGCGCATCGATCGCATGTTCGTCGTGTTGATGGCGGTGCAATGGGCATTCTCGGTGCTGATCGCGGTCTGGCTTTCGCCATATACCTGGGAGGGCACTCGGCGAATTGCCCATCCGCATGTCCTGCTGGCGGTCCTGCTGGGCGGATTTCTGGCGGTTCCCGCAATGATCGTCGGGCTGCGTTATCCCGGTCGATGGACCACGCGCCATCTGATCGCAATCTGCCAGGTCGGGTTCTCGGCGTTGCTGATCCACCTGACCGGCGGACGCCTCGAAACTCATTTTCACGTCTTCGGCTCGCTCGCGTTTCTGGCCGCCTATCGCGATTGGACCGTGCTCGTGCCGGCGACGGTGTTCGTGGCCCTGGATCACCTGCTGCGCGGTCTGTTCTGGCCCGAGTCCGTCTTCGGCGTACTGACCTCCAGCAACTGGCGCTGGCTTGAGCACGCCGGCTGGGTGTTGTTCGAGGACTTGTGGCTCGTGATCTGCTGCCGTCAAGGCATCCACGAGGTCCAGGAAATCGCGCGCCATCGTTCCGAGCTTGAACAGAGCCAACTGATCCTCGAAGGTCAGACTCAGGCTCTCGAAGAGTCTCTTCGAGAGCGAGAGGCGATTGTCGAAGGCGCGCTGGATGCCGTTGTCCAGATGGACCGCTCCGGCCAGATCGTCGGCTGGAACTCGCAGGCGTCCCGAATTTTCGGATGGACGCAGGCGGAGGCTCTCGGTCGAGACTTCGCGGAAATGATCGTCCACTGCGATCATCCGTTTCGGGATGGCGACGGATCCAGTTCGAATCTGCTCGGAAATCTGTCGACCATTCTCAACCAGCGAATTCAGATCGGCGGCATCCGCCGGGACGGCACGACGTTTCCAATGGAGCTCGCGATCACCTCGACCGGCAGCAGCGGACGCACCAGGTACTGCGGGTTCGCGCAAGACATCTCCGATCGTCGAAAGGCCGAAGAAAGCCTCAAGGAAGCCAAGGAAATTGCGGAAGCCGCCAACCAGGCCAAGAGCCAGTTCCTGGCGAATATGAGCCACGAGATTCGCACGCCGCTCAACGCGATTCTGGGATTCACCGATCTGCTGCTCGACTGCGACGCCGAACTGCCCCCTTCGGAACGCGGCTCGCATCTCACCGCCGTCCGCCACGGCGGAACGCACCTCCTCACGATCATCAACGACATCCTCGACCTCTCGAAGATCGAGGCCGGTCAGATGCAGTATGAATGCATCCGCTGTTCTCCTCACCAGGTCATCGTTGAAACGGTTTCTTTCATGCGCGTCCGCGCCCTCGAGAAGGGCGTTACCCTCGACGCCAAATGGCTTGGACGTGTTCCCGAAACGATCGTGACCGATCCCGCCCGTCTTCGCCAACTGCTCCTGAACCTCGTCGGCAATGCGCTGAAGTTCACGGAACACGGCGGCGTTCAGGTTCTGGCGAGATTGAATTCCGCCAAAGAGCAATTGCAGATTGAAATCATCGATACGGGAATCGGAATCTCTCAGAAGCAACTCGATTCGCTGTTCGTCCCCTTCACCCAGGCCGACGTGTCGGTGACGCGACGTTTCGGCGGGACCGGACTGGGATTGTCAATCTCCCGTCATATCGCCCGCGCCCTGGGAGGTGACATTTCGGTTCAAAGCGAAGAAGGGCAGGGCAGTACGTTCACAGCGACGATCTCGACCGGTCCGCTGGCGGGCGTCGCGCTGCTCGACACGCCTCCGCAGGAGGCGCTGTCGACGGTCCGGTCCACAGGCGGTGAATTGCTGGCGCGACTCGACGGTCTCAAAGTTCTGATCGTCGACGACGGCGAGGTCAACCGGCAGTTGCTGCAACTGTTTCTGACGCGAGCGGGAGCAATCGTCGAATCCGCGGAACACGGGCTGGCAGCTATCGAGGCGGCGGAACCGGGCTCTTTCGACGCAATTCTGATGGATATGCAGATGCCGGTCCTGGACGGCTACTCCGCAACTCGAAAACTCCGCGAACGCGGGATCACGACGCCAATTGTTGCGCTGACAGCCCACGCAATGTCGGGCGAGAAACAGAAATGCCTCGCCGTCGGTTGTGATGCGTACCTCACGAAGCCCGTTGACCGGCACGACTTGATCGCGATGCTGGCGCGGTGGCGCGATGCGAAGTGTCGCGCCGGCTCTTCGCGTGCCGAGAGTCCCATGAACGCCACTGTCTGCATTTCCAACGGCGCCGAGACGATGCATCCGGCATCGGAGTTGGATTTGGCCGATCCGGAGTTACGAGCGATCATCGATAAGTTCGTCGATCGCCTGGGATGCGATCTCGATCGGCTCAGGACGGTCTGGAAAGAGCGGGACTGGGACGCCCTGGAACGGCGTTCGCATACGCTGAAGGGCACCTCTGCCATGACGGGATTCGCGCGCCTCTCCGTGGCCGCGGGGCGCCTTGAAGAACTCGCCGCGCAGCGCGATGAAGTTGGGACGGCGCAGACGCTCCTGTCTCTCCAGGAACATGTTCGACAGATTTGCACATCGGCGGTTGTTTCGGCTCATCCGGAAAACGCGTGCTGA